A region of Nitrospinota bacterium DNA encodes the following proteins:
- a CDS encoding AAA family ATPase has product MAELLDINTCYRDMGFSEAPFNITPDTNYFYPGGKHVAALRHLQFGLATGSGGFTLLTGEVGLGKTLLCRQLLKNPPPGVRTAYIFNPAPTYTELLKSIYHDLTGVSLESASYGEPLRLIYQELVRLATHGEKVAVLLDEAHRLSPKMLEGLRLLSNMETEKEKLLYLVLVGQPELERTLGLKELRPLAQRISLRYKLMPFTRNETEEYIRHRLSVAGRGGEFSFNKAAIYLTHRYSGGAPRRINQICDRAMLAAYGAGKARAGARLVMRAAEEIIR; this is encoded by the coding sequence ATGGCCGAACTGCTGGACATCAACACCTGCTACCGGGACATGGGGTTTTCCGAAGCCCCATTCAACATCACGCCGGACACCAACTATTTTTATCCCGGCGGCAAACACGTGGCGGCCTTGCGGCATCTCCAGTTCGGGCTGGCCACCGGCTCCGGCGGATTCACTTTGCTTACCGGCGAGGTGGGGCTGGGCAAAACGTTGCTGTGCAGACAGCTTTTGAAAAACCCTCCCCCGGGGGTGCGCACGGCCTATATATTCAACCCCGCCCCCACATACACCGAACTATTGAAATCCATCTATCACGACCTTACGGGAGTTTCGCTGGAGAGCGCCAGCTATGGAGAACCCTTGAGGCTCATATACCAGGAACTGGTGCGGCTGGCCACCCATGGGGAAAAAGTGGCGGTGCTGTTGGATGAGGCCCACAGGCTATCTCCGAAAATGCTGGAGGGGTTGAGGCTGTTGTCCAACATGGAAACGGAAAAAGAAAAGCTGTTGTACCTCGTGCTGGTGGGCCAGCCGGAGCTGGAGCGCACGCTGGGCCTTAAAGAACTGCGTCCTTTGGCCCAAAGGATAAGCCTTCGCTACAAGCTTATGCCTTTTACAAGAAACGAGACCGAAGAATATATCCGTCACAGGCTTTCCGTGGCCGGGCGGGGTGGCGAGTTCTCGTTCAACAAGGCCGCGATTTACCTGACCCACCGTTACAGCGGCGGCGCCCCGCGCAGGATAAACCAGATATGCGACCGGGCCATGCTGGCCGCCTACGGCGCCGGTAAAGCCCGGGCCGGGGCAAGGCTTGTGATGCGGGCGGCGGAAGAGATTATAAGGTAA
- the mshL gene encoding pilus (MSHA type) biogenesis protein MshL, whose amino-acid sequence MENRKLRNGRRGQAFGVARWLVLAIGVMAATACASGGAKSASQPDAEPQKAETENTPPISLKDRLMITTGEPELTDAERRLKGVYSFEAENMPIRDAMAMFAARYNLNIIFDPEVDGVVSVKFKDLNFRLAMDAILDVYGFFYEADGNLIRVRKYETKLFHIDYVRLSREGKGSSTAQISTGSGGGGSSGGGGGSSQMAGSMSIQQEDKVAFWKELEEQVKTMLSPDGRYVMNRLSGMVQIRDLHKNVERIEDFLGALTTTVARQVEIEARIYEVTLTDDFSLGINWNKIYIDGMAGALQTANIIGGTLAAPSTMPTNAPLGVANPGNPTVAFTYARGDFDAILNAMKEQGEIKVVSQPKILTLNNQPALIKVGTDMPFFQGQTTLSQGTAITTYSTSYVTVGVVLSITPQISADGWIMLDVSPVVTRLVSTSSATDSTGKALVTAPVLDVKQSSTIVRLKDGEMVIIGGLIQDENAETERKVPLLGDIPGMGNLFRGVYTSKVKRELVVFVTPRIKN is encoded by the coding sequence TTGGAAAACAGGAAATTGCGGAACGGGCGCCGGGGCCAGGCGTTTGGCGTAGCCAGGTGGCTGGTTCTTGCGATAGGCGTGATGGCCGCCACGGCCTGCGCTTCCGGGGGCGCCAAATCCGCCTCCCAGCCCGATGCGGAGCCGCAGAAAGCGGAAACCGAAAATACCCCGCCCATAAGCTTAAAAGACCGGTTGATGATAACCACCGGCGAGCCGGAGCTCACCGACGCCGAACGGCGCCTGAAAGGCGTTTACAGTTTCGAAGCGGAGAACATGCCCATTCGGGACGCCATGGCCATGTTCGCCGCCCGCTATAACCTGAACATCATTTTCGATCCGGAGGTGGACGGGGTGGTGTCGGTAAAATTCAAGGATTTGAATTTCCGCCTGGCCATGGACGCCATTCTGGACGTATACGGGTTCTTTTACGAGGCGGACGGAAACCTGATCCGCGTCCGCAAATATGAGACCAAGTTGTTCCATATAGACTACGTGCGGCTGTCCCGCGAGGGCAAAGGCTCCAGCACGGCTCAAATATCCACCGGCTCCGGCGGTGGTGGCAGTAGCGGTGGGGGCGGCGGCTCGTCCCAGATGGCCGGAAGCATGAGCATCCAGCAGGAAGACAAGGTGGCTTTCTGGAAAGAGCTGGAAGAACAGGTGAAAACCATGCTTTCCCCCGACGGGCGATATGTGATGAACCGCCTTTCCGGCATGGTGCAAATCCGCGACCTGCACAAAAACGTTGAACGGATAGAGGATTTTCTTGGCGCCCTCACCACCACCGTGGCCCGCCAGGTGGAAATAGAAGCCCGCATTTACGAAGTCACTTTGACCGATGATTTCAGCCTGGGCATAAACTGGAACAAGATTTACATAGACGGCATGGCGGGGGCCTTGCAAACCGCCAACATAATCGGCGGCACGCTGGCGGCGCCATCAACCATGCCCACCAACGCGCCCCTGGGCGTGGCCAACCCGGGCAACCCAACCGTGGCCTTCACCTATGCCCGGGGGGATTTTGACGCCATACTCAACGCCATGAAAGAGCAGGGGGAAATAAAAGTCGTCTCCCAGCCGAAGATACTCACCCTAAACAACCAGCCCGCCTTGATAAAGGTGGGCACGGACATGCCGTTTTTCCAGGGGCAGACCACCTTAAGCCAGGGCACGGCCATTACCACTTACAGCACGTCGTATGTAACCGTCGGGGTGGTGCTGTCCATCACCCCGCAGATTTCCGCCGACGGATGGATAATGCTGGACGTTTCCCCGGTGGTCACACGGCTTGTTAGCACAAGCTCCGCCACCGACTCCACCGGCAAGGCGCTGGTGACCGCGCCGGTGCTGGACGTGAAACAGTCCTCCACCATCGTGCGGCTAAAAGACGGAGAGATGGTGATAATCGGCGGCCTTATACAGGATGAAAACGCCGAGACGGAACGCAAGGTGCCCCTGCTGGGGGATATACCGGGCATGGGCAACCTCTTCCGGGGCGTATACACCTCCAAGGTGAAACGGGAACTGGTGGTTTTCGTAACTCCAAGGATAAAGAACTGA